In one window of Henckelia pumila isolate YLH828 chromosome 1, ASM3356847v2, whole genome shotgun sequence DNA:
- the LOC140875747 gene encoding outer envelope membrane protein 7, translating into MGAVTAALIAIAAVALGWLTIELACKPCLESGRNSIDRNLNPDYDPDDETLDAPLNPNNKESDDSAAAAAASSTIPKEV; encoded by the coding sequence ATGGGGGCTGTGACGGCGGCGCTGATAGCCATTGCGGCCGTGGCTTTGGGATGGTTGACCATTGAGCTAGCTTGCAAGCCTTGTCTCGAAAGTGGccgcaactccatcgatcgtaaTCTCAACCCCGACTACGATCCCGACGATGAAACCCTCGACGCACCTCTTAATCCCAATAACAAGGAATCCGATGATTccgctgctgctgctgctgcctCTTCCACCATTCCCAAGGAAGTCTGA
- the LOC140887019 gene encoding glucan endo-1,3-beta-glucosidase 14-like, with the protein MLTISLMGKLAPRRKNLVLIHILLASIFLNLSGLRLIRDVESLGINYGQVADNLLPPDKVRDLLQTLKLSKARIYDTNPQILTAFANSTVQLIVTVENELLPTFTDPNQAFQWVYTRIKPYLPSTRITGISVGNEVFTGGDATPMITYLVPAMVNIHAALVRLGLDQFIKVSSPNSLAVLQESYPPSAGSFRAELDGVMPQILRFLAATKSPFWINAYPYFAFKDDPDEIPLNYVLMNPNPGMVDPYTNLHYDNMLYAQVDAVLFAMARLGFGGIEVRVSETGWPSKGDSNEIGATVENAAIYNRNLFRRQLENEGTPLRPNMRLEIYLFALFNEDMKPGPTTERNYGLFQPDGTMAYNIGLSSLSTPSSTSTASISLTSNATSQVKRKGYESLLHSVLLYLLAFKILMRIQL; encoded by the exons ATGCTTACCATTTCTCTTATGGGAAAACTAGCCCCGAGGCGCAAGAATCTTGTGTTAATACATATTCTTCTTGCATCAATCTTTCTAAATTTATCAG GTTTAAGATTGATTAGGGACGTAGAATCATTGGGCATCAACTATGGCCAAGTGGCCGACAATTTGCTACCTccggataaagtccgcgatctTCTCCAAACACTCAAACTTTCGAAAGCGCGAATCTACGACACAAACCCTCAAATCTTGACAGCATTCGCAAACTCCACCGTTCAACTCATCGTGACAGTAGAAAACGAGCTTCTACCCACGTTCACCGACCCGAACCAAGCCTTTCAATGGGTTTACACTCGCATCAAACCTTATTTACCGTCCACAAGAATCACCGGAATCTCCGTCGGGAACGAGGTTTTCACCGGCGGCGACGCCACGCCGATGATAACCTACCTCGTCCCCGCAATGGTCAACATCCACGCCGCCCTGGTTCGACTGGGACTGGATCAGTTCATTAAAGTCTCCTCCCCGAATTCTTTAGCGGTTCTTCAAGAATCATACCCGCCTTCCGCGGGCAGCTTTCGGGCAGAGCTCGACGGCGTAATGCCCCAGATTCTGAGGTTTCTCGCCGCAACCAAGTCCCCGTTTTGGATCAACGCGTACCCGTATTTCGCATTCAAAGACGACCCGGATGAGATTCCTTTGAACTACGTGCTCATGAACCCGAACCCGGGAATGGTCGACCCGTACACGAATCTCCATTACGACAACATGCTGTACGCCCAAGTCGATGCAGTCCTTTTCGCCATGGCGAGATTGGGCTTTGGAGGGATAGAAGTTCGGGTTTCAGAAACGGGCTGGCCTTCTAAAGGAGATTCGAACGAAATCGGCGCCACCGTCGAAAACGCGGCGATTTACAACAGAAATTTGTTCAGACGGCAGCTGGAAAATGAAGGGACTCCACTGAGACCTAACATGAGACTGGAGATTTATTTGTTTGCTCTGTTTAATGAAGACATGAAGCCCGGCCCGACCACAGAGAGGAACTATGGCTTGTTCCAGCCCGATGGCACCATGGCTTATAATATCGGGCTCTCTTCTTTGTCCACTCCTTCTTCAACCTCCACGGCTTCTATTTCCTTGACTTCAAATGCAACTTCCCAG GTTAAACGGAAGGGATATGAGAGTTTGCTGCATTCAGTACTCCTATATTTGCTGGCCTTCAAAATTTTGATGAGAATACAATTATAG
- the LOC140887033 gene encoding uncharacterized protein, with protein sequence MAGSEDFILDLEELKQLQSIAKRPRVVSIISSEIRNLEKLCTEAAAEPSSQTPAPVSAVHMPTPITNVPKATSIPTLNYATPSSFSWDQDNDQLKIYISLEGVDKEKAEIDFKPMYFDVKFHDVQGKNYRCAVPKLNKEIVPEKCKLIVKPKRVVITLIKASKGNWLDLHFKEDKLKPNLNKGKDPMAGIMDLMKNMYDDGDEEMKRTIAKAWTDARSGKAADPLNNYR encoded by the exons ATGGCTGGCAGTGAAGATTTTATTCTGGACTTGGAGGAACTGAAACAGCTTCAAAGCATTGCGAAGAGGCCTCGCGTTGTCTCTATCATTTCCTCTGAGATTCGTAATTTGGAAAAG TTATGTACTGAAGCTGCTGCCGAACCATCTTCTCAGACACCAGCTCCAGTTTCAGCTGTACACATGCCGACTCCAATAACAAATGTACCAAAGGCCACATCAATCCCGACATTGAATTATGCTACACCCAGTTCCTTTAGCTGGGATCAGGACAATGATCAGTTGAAG ATTTATATCTCATTGGAGGGGGTTGACAAGGAGAAGGCTGAAATAGACTTCAAACCAATGTACTTTGATGTGAAATTCCATGATGTCCAAGGGAAGAACTATCGGTGTGCTGTACCTAAGCTAAACAAGGAGATTGTGCCTGAAAAATGTAAATTGATTGTGAAGCCTAAAAGGGTGGTTATCACTTTGATTAAAGCTTCCAAGGGCAACTGGTTGGATTTGCACTTCAAAGAAGACAAG CTGAAGCCGAATTTAAACAAAGGCAAGGACCCAATGGCTGGTATAATGGACTTGATGAAG AATATGTACGATGATGGTGATGAGGAGATGAAGCGAACAATAGCTAAGGCATGGACTGATGCAAGATCTGGAAAGGCTGCTGACCCTCTAAATAATTATCGCTGA
- the LOC140887026 gene encoding gibberellin 2-beta-dioxygenase-like — protein MVVLSQQMDILDNFSQVKKSCESTNGAFAGIPVVDLTDPDAKNMIVEACKEIGFFKVINHGVSMELISKLEDETLGFFELPFEEKQKYAAEAKPFGYGNKRIGCQGDVGWVEYLLLCTNQELVSQDSGASLIPAISESLRWLVMEYISSVRNLGCEVLEMMADGLQIKPRNILSKLIKGKRSDSCFRVNHYPQFPDPEALGGGNNLMGFGEHTDPQIISVARSNHIEGLQICLHDETWVSVPPDPSALFINVGDSLQVMTNGRFRSVKHRVLADGLGSRVSMIFFGGPPLSQTITPLASLMQEGEESSYKEFTWSEYKTSAYNTRLADNRLAPFQKS, from the exons ATGGTGGTGTTATCTCAGCAGATGGACATTCTTGATAATTTTTCCCAAGTGAAAAAATCATGTGAATCCACCAATGGCGCTTTTGCAGGAATCCCAGTAGTTGATCTCACGGACCCTGATGCGAAAAATATGATAGTCGAAGCCTGTAAAGAAATCGGCTTCTTCAAAGTTATCAACCATGGCGTTTCAATGGAGTTGATCAGTAAACTCGAAGACGAAACATTGGGGTTTTTCGAACTACCCTTTGAAGAGAAACAGAAATATGCGGCGGAGGCAAAGCCATTCGGTTATGGTAACAAGAGAATCGGATGCCAGGGTGATGTTGGTTGGGTCGAGTATCTTCTCTTGTGCACCAACCAGGAACTCGTTTCGCAGGATTCCGGAGCCTCTCTAATTCCGGCAATCTCAGAAAGTTTAAG GTGGCTTGTGATGGAATATATTTCATCAGTCAGGAATTTGGGCTGTGAGGTTCTTGAAATGATGGCGGACGGTCTGCAAATCAAGCCAAGAAACATTCTGAGTAAGCTGATAAAAGGCAAGAGAAGCGATTCTTGTTTTAGGGTGAATCACTATCCACAATTTCCAGACCCCGAAGCATTGGGTGGTGGCAACAATTTGATGGGGTTTGGAGAGCATACAGATCCACAGATAATCTCTGTTGCAAGATCTAACCACATTGAAGGCCTACAAATCTGTCTGCATGATGAAACTTGGGTCTCCGTCCCACCGGACCCCTCCGCGCTCTTCATCAATGTTGGTGATTCGTTGCAG GTGATGACCAACGGCAGGTTCAGGAGTGTAAAACACAGAGTTTTGGCTGATGGTTTGGGGTCAAGGGTGTCAATGATTTTCTTTGGAGGGCCACCTCTGAGTCAAACCATTACACCTTTAGCTTCACTAATGCAAGAAGGTGAGGAAAGCTCGTACAAAGAGTTCACGTGGAGTGAATACAAAACATCAGCTTACAATACAAGACTTGCTGACAATAGACTTGCCCCTTTTCAGAAATCATAA
- the LOC140882272 gene encoding phospho-N-acetylmuramoyl-pentapeptide-transferase homolog yields the protein MQSFNSCATNCRNLSNLGFTANFLSCSWRLSSRVSYNPSFCRRFCPDAESFEPRVRKHRSAARHRVLRVCAMDEDSMGISSFDWGDNDRPVESLFLSSDSDNSDGEVILQPITDVDLPTSNERLLPADDAIAVTAHRLGMLSRARKKRKTVHGILNNVGLIAFVTFLLFVVDQWAWRVVRLPLESFYLMRPFVISAVIVSCIGYICVPLFRLLKLQSINRKESPKRHPSKKGTPTMGGLYFVPIGLIVAEVLLGFSSIEVSGAVVATVAFGAIGLLDDFLSLKNYHIRLSGLMRIFLEAAVGIWFSYWLCTTGISTPYNMKMVVPLPAPVGLVCLEKIYPSLTLFCFVSTANGINITNGLDGLAAGAAALAFIGMSIVVLPICADLAIFGASMAGACVGFLMHNRYKASIFMGDTGALALGGALAAMASCTGMFFPLFISSGVFVLEAVSVIAQVPFFKVTKFFGRTGRQLFHMTPFHRHLELSGVEEPTIVTAAYVVTCVLILCAAYVGLTSA from the exons ATGCAATCTTTCAATTCGTGTGCGACGAATTGTCGAAATTTATCGAATTTAGGATTTACTGCAAATTTCTTATCTTGTTCGTGGCGGCTGTCATCTCGGGTTTCATATAATCCCAGTTTCTGCCGACGCTTTTGTCCCGATGCCGAG TCATTTGAACCACGGGTGCGAAAGCATCGGTCTGCCGCGCGGCATAGAGTTCTTCGAGTTTGTGCAATGGATGAG GATTCAATGGGTATTTCGTCATTTGATTGGGGGGACAATGATAGGCCTGTTGAATCTCTGTTTCTATCCAGCGATAGTGATAATAGTGATGGAGAAGTTATCTTGCAACCAATAACTGATGTCGATTTGCCTACCTCGAATGAGCGATTGCTTCCAGCTGATGACGCCATTGCAGTGACCGCTCATAGGCTTGGAATGCTTTCGAGAGCGCGGAAGAAAAGAAA GACGGTGCATGGAATTCTAAACAATGTTGGGCTTATAGCTTTCGTGACATTTCTTCTTTTCGTAGTAGATCAGTGGGCATGGCGAGTTGTGAGATTGCCTCTGGAATCGTTCTACTTAATGCGGCCTTTCGTAATTTCTGCCGTCATAGTTTCTTGTATTGGCTATATTTGTGTCCCATTATTTCGTCTTTTGAAACTTCAATCTATAAATAGGAAAGAATCACCCAAACGACATCCTTCTAAGAAAGGAACCCCTACGATGGGCGGCCTATATTTTGTACCTATAGGCCTAATTGTTGCAGAAGTTCTTCTTGgtttttcctccattgaagTTTCTGGAGCTGTGGTGGCTACTGTTGCTTTTGGTGCAATTGGGCTATTGGATGATTTCTTGAGTCTCAAGAACTACCACATCCGACTATCTGGCTTAATGAGAATTTTTTTGGAG GCAGCTGTTGGTATATGGTTCTCCTATTGGTTGTGCACAACAGGCATATCAACACCCTACAACAT GAAAATGGTGGTTCCTCTACCTGCACCGGTGGGCCTTGTTTGTCTTGAAAAAATTTATCCAAGTTTGACCTTGTTCTGTTTTGTTTCCACGGCAAATGGAATCAATATAACCAATGGACTTGATGGACTGGCTGCCGGAGCTGCTGCATTGGCATTTATCGGAATGTCTATTGTGGTTCTTCCAATATGTGCTG ATCTTGCTATATTTGGAGCGTCAATGGCAGGAGCTTGTGTCGGTTTCCTAATGCACAACAGGTATAAAGCATCAATATTTATGGGTGATACAGGAGCCTTGGCCTTAGGAGGTGCCCTCGCTGCAATGGCTTCTTGTACAGGAATGTTCTTCCCTTTGTTCATTTCATCAGGAGTGTTTGTGCTGGAAGCAGTTTCCGTGATTGCCCAG GTACCCTTCTTCAAGGTGACCAAATTTTTTGGTCGAACTGGCAGGCAATTGTTTCACATGACACCATTCCATCGTCACCTCGAGTTATCTGGAGTCGAAGAACCGACAATAGTTACTGCAGCTTATGTTGTCACGTGTGTCTTGATCTTATGCGCTGCATATGTAGGTCTTACTTCAGCATGA